CTCTTCCAAAACATCCTCAATATCATCCTCAGTTATAACAACCTCTTTTTTAAGAACTTTTTTAATTGTTTTTGTAATTTTGAACCTATCAAAGAAACTGATTTCTTTCTTTTGCGGAGTTTCTTCTATTTTTTCTATTGTTTTTTCTTTTTCCTTATCTTTGGTTGGGGTATCACGTTTTAAAAATCCGAATGGCGATTTTTTTTCACTTTTTTCCATCTGAGTTTGGGGTTTTTCTTCCTTTGATTGTTCAATAGTTACTTCTTTTGCTTCTCCTTTTTTGTATATTTTTTCAGTGAGTTTTGAGATGGTCTTTCCCAGTTTTTCCTTTAATTTTCCAAACATGATTGTCACCATGAAAATTTTTCATTGTTCTTAAACTTTTTACCTTTATATATATTAATTTAGTATGTTTAATATTGTGTCACAAAAATGAACAAAACCGAAAAATTTATATAGAACTTCAACGGTATGTATGTAATGAAGATAAAGAATAAATAGTATTAAGAACAAACCTTTTAGTGTAGGGGGTGATACTACATGTTCGGAAGAGACCCATTTGCAGAAATTGAAAAAATGATGATGGAAATGTTCATGACTCCATTCACAACATCAAGAATGTCCTACAGAATGGGAGGGGGCACATCAATAGAAATCTCCGGAAAAGGTTTCATGCCAGTTGCAATTATTGAAGGGGATGAACACATTAAAGTCGTAGCAATGCTTCCAGGAGTCAATAAAGAAGACATCGTATTAAATGCTGTTGGAGACACACTTGAAATAAGGGCTAAGAAAGCCCCATTAATGATAACAGAATCTGAAAGAGTTGTCTACTCAGAAATTCCAGAAGATGAAGAATTATATAGAACAATAAAATTACCAGCAGCTGTAAAAGAAGAAAACGCATCAGCTAAATTCGAAAATGGATTATTAATTGTCACATTACCTAAAGCAGAAAAATCTGTTAAGAAAGGAATTAATATTGAGTAAATTCGTAATGTGATTTTTTTATTTTATTTTTATTTTTTGCTTTTTAGATTTATTAATTTAAATTAATAAATAAAATTTTTAAGATAATTACATTTAAATGAAATCTTTGGACTTATAAAGCTAAAAAACCATGCAAAAAATAAAAAAATAAGCATAGAATTGAGAATAGAATAATTATAGTTGTATTTAGCAATTATTTTTTAAATAATTTAGTTTTTCAATAATCCTGCAGCATCTAATGCTAATCTAACTTCTTCTGTTGAAGCTCCTTTTTCAATATCTACTTTTTTGTCTGTTGGTTCAATGTGTTTTATGTTGCATCTTCTTCTTTTAACTTCTCCATCAATAAGGACAAAGTTTCTGTCTATTATGTCGACAATAACACATGTTTTTCCTGCTTCTCTTCCCATTGTTTTTATACAAACTCTCCCAATTTCAATTGCTGGCATGATACCTCACCTCATTTTTTGTTGTTGTGATTGTCGCCAATCACAACTCATTCTCAAAATGGGGAGGTATTAATATCATCTGCCTACTTTTTTAAGTTATCGATTGCGGTGCAGATGATATTAAATACCCCATCAACACCCCATTTTGATGTATCGATAACCAAATCATATATGGATAAATCATCTATATCTATGTTATATATCTCTTTATATCTTTTTTTCTCACTTTGCTCTCTTTCGAGCATCTTTCTCATGGCTTCTTCAACATCTTCATTTTCTCTAATACTTATTCTCTCAGCTCTAACCATTGGGGGGGCTTTGAGCCAAATTGCCAAATCTATTTTTATGTTATTTCTCATTAACATCCATGCTGCTAATCTTCCTTCCAGTACAATATTCCCTTCTTTTGCCATTTCTACTTGCCTTCTGTCTATCTCTTTATCTACTTCTTCATTTTCCTCTGCATACTTACTGAACTCTGATAAATCCATGCCCATTTCTTTTGCCATGTCTCTGAATATGAATCCTGCACAAACGTGCTTTAAACCATACTTTTCAGCAATTTTCTTTGCCATTGTTGTTGTTCCTGTTCCTGGCAGGCCCCCAATGGTTATGATCATGCTTACACCTTAACTTAATTGAATAACTTCTTTAAAATTTAAAAATTAGTATATATACTTTTCGCATTTAAAAATTTTTGAAAATTTTGAAGGTATTTTAAAAATTAGTTAAATTCCTATTCGTTTACAAAGTTATATTTGACATGCTTCTTGCTTTTTGGATCATTAATCTTCTCAAACATTTTGGACACAAGTAGCCACCATATGGCCTCTCTGGCCTCTTCTCTGTCTTAGCAAGTTTTCTTATTTCAACAGGCCTTCCTCTTGGGACTCCATTTAAAATATTCCCACAAACTGCACACTTATGCTTTGCTGGTTTTTTTCTTCTGTAGTGGATTACAGTCCTGTTTCCAGGGACTCTTCTATATACCTTCCTGTATGAACTTGATCTGTACCTTGGAGCAGGCATTTTATAACCTCCAATAAAATTTTCCAACATCTATTTAATCTTAAAATATATAAAGATTTTGGGTATTAAGATGCCACTACTCTTTATATGTCTCCAAAAGAGTTGATAAACAACATATTAATCCATAAATTTAAATATATTTATGACAATTTCGAATATAAAATAATGAAAATAGAAAACAATCAAAACAACATTAAAATAAATGGCGCAGGGGAAGGGATTTGAACCCTTGCGGGGCAGAGCCCCATGGGATTTCAAGTATTGCGTTGTGATATAGTAAATACAAAACTAATATATAAAGTTTTCTATTAAAACAAAAGTGTTATTTTCAAGATTAGCATAAATCCGATAATGTTTTTAACCTTATTTTTTGATAATCTCAAAGAAAATTTTAAAGGACTGCTATTTTTGGAATATTGGTTTGTAAGATTAAAATTTTGCAGAATATATCGAAAGGTATAAATATATAGATTGTAGTAATTCTATACTAATATTGGATTGAACTACTCTTTTTAGCCCTTCCCCTTCCGAGATACGTTCTATGAGGAGGGGGCTTTAGGGTAGAGGTTAGTGTCGTTGTCTTTTTAAAAAGTTGATTATTTTGGATTTTGGAGGGGTTATTGTGTATGTGCATGTTTGTCCTTATTGTCTCAATCCTGTTTTATGTTATCAAAAGGATTATTTAGAGCACGAAGTGCATCCAGTTAAGGTGGATGTTGAAAATTTAGAGTGTAGTGTTCTTTTAGGCTCAAAAATCTACAAAAATGCCCAATGTTCAAATTTGCAGGGATTGAAAATTGTTGCTGGAAAAATAGCGAGTAAGTTAAAGTTGGGTGGTGATGAGAAAAAAGCGTTCATGGAAAAGGTTGAAGAGTTAAAAAGGCAACATCCTCGGTGGAAAGATTATAAGATTTTAGAAACTGCTTTAAATTCTGTTTTACAGGGTGGTTGAGTTGGGTGTTAAATCAATTATTCAAATGTTGTTGTTTTTGGGGGTTTCTTTTTATCTAATTTGGAAGAAGTTGATTTTAACGGAGTTTGCTATTTTGGGTACTATTGTGGGTTTGATTATTCATTGGAGTTTGACAAATAAGGGAAACAAAGATATTATCAATATTAAACCACTTGGGGCTGGTTTTAGAGTTCTGTTTTATGATATTTAT
The sequence above is a segment of the Methanotorris igneus Kol 5 genome. Coding sequences within it:
- a CDS encoding Hsp20/alpha crystallin family protein, which translates into the protein MFGRDPFAEIEKMMMEMFMTPFTTSRMSYRMGGGTSIEISGKGFMPVAIIEGDEHIKVVAMLPGVNKEDIVLNAVGDTLEIRAKKAPLMITESERVVYSEIPEDEELYRTIKLPAAVKEENASAKFENGLLIVTLPKAEKSVKKGINIE
- a CDS encoding 50S ribosomal protein L14e, whose translation is MPAIEIGRVCIKTMGREAGKTCVIVDIIDRNFVLIDGEVKRRRCNIKHIEPTDKKVDIEKGASTEEVRLALDAAGLLKN
- the cmk gene encoding (d)CMP kinase, coding for MIITIGGLPGTGTTTMAKKIAEKYGLKHVCAGFIFRDMAKEMGMDLSEFSKYAEENEEVDKEIDRRQVEMAKEGNIVLEGRLAAWMLMRNNIKIDLAIWLKAPPMVRAERISIRENEDVEEAMRKMLEREQSEKKRYKEIYNIDIDDLSIYDLVIDTSKWGVDGVFNIICTAIDNLKK
- a CDS encoding 50S ribosomal protein L34e, with translation MPAPRYRSSSYRKVYRRVPGNRTVIHYRRKKPAKHKCAVCGNILNGVPRGRPVEIRKLAKTEKRPERPYGGYLCPKCLRRLMIQKARSMSNITL